The following DNA comes from Brassica oleracea var. oleracea cultivar TO1000 unplaced genomic scaffold, BOL UnpScaffold01100, whole genome shotgun sequence.
GTAGATGAATCCTCATCGGCTTTAGAGGAGCCTGCTATTCTGACCGGTGGTAAGAAGCGGGAACGAAACAGCTGGTTTAGAattgagagagaagaaaaatttGTAGGAGGAAATGCTTACAAATTGACCACCTTAGCCGGGACCATTGGAACCGTCCCAGGGCCTTGGGAAAATGCACCACAACTAGTTCTCACCAATGATACTGCTAAGACCTTCCTCGTCAAATTCCACAAAGTACATGGTGATACTACATCTACTTCACGTCTGGAGAAGTTAGGTCTAAGGATGTTCCCATTCTACTAGTCAACAAGCTAAGAATCATGTAATGTAAAGCCTGGCCTAAAGTAATGGGTTGAGATAATACCCTCATGCGCATGTACCTGAAttccataaataaaacaaaactatgtTTGTCAAAAAAGACGCAACTTTTCATCAAAGCAATGGATTAAAAAgcttaattttacatttttactaaAAGACTCAGTTTTGTAGTTTTGGCTTGAAACAACGATTTCGTGGATTTtggcgaaaaaaaaaactctttttcgCTACAGCCAACCAACTAGCTGACAAAATCTTCTGGAATTCCGCTTTGCTCACGATTTTAATACAAAGATAAGAAGAAATCNNNNNNNNNNNNNNNNNNNNNNNNNNNNNNNNNNNNNNNNNNNNNNNNNNNNNNNNNNNNNNNNNNNNNNNNNNNNNNNNNNNNNNNNNNNNNNNNNNNNNNNNNNNNNNNNNNNNNNNNNNNNNNNNNNNNNNNNNNNNNNNNNNNNNNNNNNNNNNNNNNNNNNNNNNNNNNNNNNNNNNNNNNNNNNNNNNNNNNNNNNNNNNNNNNNNNNNNNNNNNNNNNNNNNNNNNNNNNNNNNNNNNNNNNNNNNNNNNNNNNNNNNNNNNNNNNNNNNNNNNNNNNNNNNNNNNNNNNNNNNNNNNNNNNNNNNNNNNNNNNNNNNNNNNNNNNNNNNNNNNNNNNNNNNNNNNNNNNNNNNNNNNNNNNNNNNNNNNNNNNNNNNNNNNNNNNNNNNNNNNNNNNNNNNNNNNNNNNNNNNNNNNNNNNNNNNNNNNNNNNNNNNNNNNNNNNNNNNNNNNNNNNNNNNNNNNNNNNNNNNNNNNNNNNNNNNNNNNNNNNNNNNNNNNNNNNNNNNNNNNNNNNNNNNNNNNNNNNNNNNNNNNNNNNNNNNNNNNNNNNNNNNNNNNNNNNNNNNNNNNNNNNNNNNNNNNNNNNNNNNNNNNNNNNNNNNNNNNNNNNNNNNNNNNNNNNNNNNNNNNNNNNNNNNNNNNNNNNNNNNNNNNNNNNNNNNNNNNNNNNNNNNNNNNNNNNNNNNNNNNNNNNNNNNNNNNNNNNNNNNNNNNNNNNNNNNNNNNNNNNNNNNNNNNNNNNNNNNNNNNNNNNNNNNNNNNNNNNNNNNNNNNNNNNNNNNNNNNNNNNNNNNNNNNNNNNNNNNNNNNNNNNNNNNNNNNNNNNNNNNNNNNNNNNNNNNNNNNNNNNNNNNNNNNNNNNNNNNNNNNNNNNNNNNNNNNNNNNNNNNNNNNNNNNNNNNNNNNNNNNNNNNNNNNNNNNNNNNNNNNNNNNNNNNNNNNNNNNNNNNNNNNNNNNNNNNNNNNNNNNNNNNNNNNNNNNNNNNNNNNNNNNNNNNNNNNNNNNNNNNNNNNNNNNNNNNNNNNNNNNNNNNNNNNNNNNNNNNNNNNNNNNNNNNNNNNNNNNNNNNNNNNNNNNNNNNNNNNNNNNNNNNNNNNNNNNNNNNNNNNNNNNNNNNNNNNNNNNNNNNNNNNNNNNNNNNNNNNNNNNNNNNNNNNNNNNNNNNNNNNNNNNNNNNNNNNNNNNNNNNNNNNNNNNNNNNNNNNNNNNNNNNNNNNNNNNNNNNNNNNNNNNNNNNNNNNNNNNNNNNNNNNNNNNNNNNNNNNNNNNNNNNNNNNNNNNNNNNNNNNNNNNNNNNNNNNNNNNNNNNNNNNNNNNNNNNNNNNNNNNNNNNNNNNNNNNNNNNNNNNNNNNNNNNNNNNNNNNNNNNNNNNNNNNNNNNNNNNNNNNNNNNNNNNNNNNNNNNNNNNNNNNNNNNNNNNNNNNNNNNNNNNNNNNNNNNNNNNNNNNNNNNNNNNNNNNNNNNNNNNNNNNNNNNNNNNNNNNNNNNNNNNNNNNNNNNNNNNNNNNNNNNNNNNNNNNNNNNNNNNNNNNNNNNNNNNNNNNNNNNNNNNNNNNNNNNNNNNNNNNNNNNNNNNNNNNNNNNNNNNNNNNNNNNNNNNNNNNNNNNNNNNNNNNNNNNNNNNNNNNNNNNNNNNNNNNNNNNNNNNNNNNNNNNNNNNNNNNNNNNNNNNNNNNNNNNNNNNNNNNNNNNNNNNNNNNNNNNNNNNNNNNNNNNNNNNNNNNNNNNNNNNNNNNNNNNNNNNNNNNNNNNNNNNNNNNNNNNNNNNNNNNNNNNNNNNNNNNNNNNNNNNNNNNNNNNNNNNNNNNNNNNNNNNNNNNNNNNNNNNNNNNNNNNNNNNNNNNNNNNNNNNNNNNNNNNNNNNNNNNNNNNNNNNNNNNNNNNNNNNNNNNNNNNNNNNNNNNNNNNNNNNNNNNNNNNNNNNNNNNNNNNNNNNNNNNNNNNNNNNNNNNNNNNNNNNNNNNNNNNNNNNNNNNNNNNNNNNNNNNNNNNNNNNNNNNNNNNNNNNNNNNNNNNNNNNNNNNNNNNNNNNNNNNNNN
Coding sequences within:
- the LOC106320873 gene encoding uncharacterized protein LOC106320873, with translation MDTYVNEGQAVNIEFRSEAWPGCEEFSKYWEVDESSSALEEPAILTGGKKRERNSWFRIEREEKFVGGNAYKLTTLAGTIGTVPGPWENAPQLVLTNDTAKTFLVKFHKVHGDTTSTSRLEKLGLRMFPFY